In Hemicordylus capensis ecotype Gifberg chromosome 3, rHemCap1.1.pri, whole genome shotgun sequence, one DNA window encodes the following:
- the CRYGS gene encoding gamma-crystallin S isoform X2, which translates to MSKTGSRITFYEGKNFQGRRYECDRDCSDFHTDLSRCNSIRVEGGAWVVYERPNFAGNMYVLTHGEYPEYQRWMGLNDRISSCKSIQLSSGSKYQIQLFEKGDFSGQMHESTEDCPSVMEQFHFREIHSCKVLDGAWVFYEHPNFRGRQYLLERGEYSKPVEWGAASPVVQSFRRIAE; encoded by the exons ATCACCTTCTACGAAGGCAAGAACTTCCAAGGGCGCCGCTATGAGTGTGACAGGGACTGTTCGGATTTCCACACTGACTTGAGTCGCTGCAATTCCATCCGTGTGGAGGGAGGTGCCTGGGTTGTTTATGAGCGGCCAAACTTTGCAGGGAACATGTATGTGCTGACTCATGGAGAGTATCCTGAATACCAGCGCTGGATGGGCCTCAATGACCGCATCAGCTCATGCAAATCCATTCAGTTA TCCAGTGGAAGCAAATACCAGATTCAGCTCTTTGAGAAGGGTGACTTTAGTGGCCAGATGCACGAATCCACAGAGGACTGCCCTTCTGTCATGGAGCAGTTCCATTTCCGGGAAATCCACTCCTGCAAAGTCCTGGATGGGGCCTGGGTTTTCTACGAACATCCCAATTTCCGTGGCAGGCAGTACCTCCTGGAGAGAGGGGAGTACAGTAAACCTGTCGAGTGGGGGGCTGCATCCCCAGTGGTCCAGTCCTTCCGCCGTATTGCAGAGTAA
- the CRYGS gene encoding gamma-crystallin S isoform X3: MYVLTHGEYPEYQRWMGLNDRISSCKSIQLSSGSKYQIQLFEKGDFSGQMHESTEDCPSVMEQFHFREIHSCKVLDGAWVFYEHPNFRGRQYLLERGEYSKPVEWGAASPVVQSFRRIAE; the protein is encoded by the exons ATGTATGTGCTGACTCATGGAGAGTATCCTGAATACCAGCGCTGGATGGGCCTCAATGACCGCATCAGCTCATGCAAATCCATTCAGTTA TCCAGTGGAAGCAAATACCAGATTCAGCTCTTTGAGAAGGGTGACTTTAGTGGCCAGATGCACGAATCCACAGAGGACTGCCCTTCTGTCATGGAGCAGTTCCATTTCCGGGAAATCCACTCCTGCAAAGTCCTGGATGGGGCCTGGGTTTTCTACGAACATCCCAATTTCCGTGGCAGGCAGTACCTCCTGGAGAGAGGGGAGTACAGTAAACCTGTCGAGTGGGGGGCTGCATCCCCAGTGGTCCAGTCCTTCCGCCGTATTGCAGAGTAA
- the CRYGS gene encoding gamma-crystallin S isoform X1 produces MLMFTWQSLSMHYVAQLRYILPSGKDISSVLGLFQITFYEGKNFQGRRYECDRDCSDFHTDLSRCNSIRVEGGAWVVYERPNFAGNMYVLTHGEYPEYQRWMGLNDRISSCKSIQLSSGSKYQIQLFEKGDFSGQMHESTEDCPSVMEQFHFREIHSCKVLDGAWVFYEHPNFRGRQYLLERGEYSKPVEWGAASPVVQSFRRIAE; encoded by the exons ATGCTTATGTTCACATGGCAGTCCTTGAGCATGCATTATGTAGCTCAGCTAAGGTACATCCTGCCTAGTGGAAAAGACATTTCCTCTGTGCTTGGCTTGTTTCAGATCACCTTCTACGAAGGCAAGAACTTCCAAGGGCGCCGCTATGAGTGTGACAGGGACTGTTCGGATTTCCACACTGACTTGAGTCGCTGCAATTCCATCCGTGTGGAGGGAGGTGCCTGGGTTGTTTATGAGCGGCCAAACTTTGCAGGGAACATGTATGTGCTGACTCATGGAGAGTATCCTGAATACCAGCGCTGGATGGGCCTCAATGACCGCATCAGCTCATGCAAATCCATTCAGTTA TCCAGTGGAAGCAAATACCAGATTCAGCTCTTTGAGAAGGGTGACTTTAGTGGCCAGATGCACGAATCCACAGAGGACTGCCCTTCTGTCATGGAGCAGTTCCATTTCCGGGAAATCCACTCCTGCAAAGTCCTGGATGGGGCCTGGGTTTTCTACGAACATCCCAATTTCCGTGGCAGGCAGTACCTCCTGGAGAGAGGGGAGTACAGTAAACCTGTCGAGTGGGGGGCTGCATCCCCAGTGGTCCAGTCCTTCCGCCGTATTGCAGAGTAA